The Primulina tabacum isolate GXHZ01 chromosome 7, ASM2559414v2, whole genome shotgun sequence genome includes a window with the following:
- the LOC142551294 gene encoding uncharacterized protein LOC142551294, producing MSEESKRSGGRFLVASPMTTSNERLSSSGSVPVGASGKKIVIKSADMKEDMQKEAVDVAIAAFEKHGVEKDVAESIKKVFDKKYGPTWHCIVGKNFGSYVTHETNHFVYFYLDTKAVLLFKSG from the exons ATGAGCGAGGAGTCCAAAAGGAGCGGCGGCCGGTTTTTGGTGGCGTCGCCGATGACGACCTCCAACGAACGGTTGTCTTCTTCTGGGTCGGTTCCTGTGGGAGCTTCCGGTAAGAAGATTGTCATCAAGAGCGCAGATATGAAGGAGGATATGCAGAAAGAAGCTGTGGACGTTGCCATTGCT GCGTTTGAGAAGCATGGTGTGGAGAAGGATGTTGCCGAGAGCATAAAGaaggtgtttgacaaaaaatACGGCCCCACCTGGCATTGCATTGTTGGCAAGAATTTCG GTTCGTATGTGACTCATGAGACAAATCACTTTGTCTACTTCTACTTGGATACCAAAGCAGTACTCTTGTTCAAATCTGGCTGA
- the LOC142551295 gene encoding protein FAR1-RELATED SEQUENCE 5-like, with amino-acid sequence MRLFEIESRGPEHVGCTERDMRNYEKTLRDDHKSIDAEILIDFFQSEKDKSSTFFFDYETDSDNRFSRCFWADLVSRWAYTTFGDVVVFDTMYNTNKYGMISAPFVGVNHHHQTIVFGCGFLSDEKIDTFVWLPNKFLETMPKDAPNLIITDQDPAMMKTVAQLFLKTIHRYYLWHLLNKFLDKLNLVTFHDHYQSIKNAIVHSTSIEFERSWEEVMNCANLVQNYWLSLMYDLRHKWVRTYFNHVFSAGMSSSQRSESSHAFFKRYVSSENSLMDFIIRFSKALRHQRHGELVSDHTDMNELPKMKSNWPMELQIVNVYMKNKWLEFQNEISQSHGYYVKQTSLRIEFVVYNV; translated from the coding sequence ATGCGATTGTTTGAAATAGAGTCTAGAGGGCCTGAACATGTAGGTTGCACAGAAAGAGATATGAGAAACTATGAGAAAACTCTTAGGGATGACCATAAGAGTATCGATGCCGAAATATTGATTGATTTCTTTCAGTCTGAGAAAGACAAGAGTTCAACTTTCTTCTTTGATTACGAGACTGATTCAGACAATAGATTTAGTCGATGTTTTTGGGCGGATCTTGTATCAAGGTGGGCATACACTACATTTGGTGATGTAGTGGTGTTTGATACGATGTATAACACCAACAAATATGGGATGATTTCCGCACCATTTGTAGGagttaatcatcatcatcagaCCATTGTTTTTGGTTGTGGATTTTTAAGTGATGAGAAAATTGATACTTTTGTTTGGTTGCCTAATAAGTTTCTAGAAACCATGCCTAAAGATGCACCAAACTTGATCATTACTGACCAAGATCCTGCTATGATGAAAACCGTAGCTCAACTTTTCCTTAAAACAATACATCGATATTATTTGTGGCACCTTCTAAACAAATTCCTAGATAAATTGAACCTGGTGACTTTCCATGACCACTATCAAAGCATAAAGAACGCCATTGTACATTCTACATCTATTGAGTTTGAGAGATCATGGGAAGAGGTTATGAATTGTGCTAACTTGGTACAAAACTATTGGTTGTCATTGATGTATGATTTGCGACATAAATGGGTGCGGACTTATTTCAACCATGTATTTTCTGCAGGGATGTCAAGTAGTCAGAGATCTGAAAGTTCACATGCCTTTTTCAAGAGGTATGTCTCTAGCGAGAACTCATTGATGGATTTTATAATTCGTTTCAGTAAGGCACTTCGACACCAAAGACACGGTGAGTTAGTTTCGGATCATACTGATATGAACGAGCTACCAAAGATGAAATCGAACTGGCCAATGGAATTGCAAATTGTGAATGTGTACATGAAAAACAAATGGTTGGAGTTTCAAAATGAAATTAGTCAGAGTCATGGTTATTATGTGAAACAAACATCTTTGAGAATTGAGTTTGTAGTTTATAATGTTTAG